One Methylomarinovum tepidoasis DNA window includes the following coding sequences:
- the accA gene encoding acetyl-CoA carboxylase carboxyl transferase subunit alpha, giving the protein MKNPLNYLDFEQPIAELEAKIEELRRVGFDNEINISEEIARLEEKSRKLTASVFSNLSAWQISQLSRHPLRPYTLDYVQQIFTDFHELHGDRTFADDPAIVGGLARLEGRPVMVIGHQKGRDTKEKIRRNFGMPRPEGYRKALRLMQLAEKFHLPVLTFIDTPGAYPGIDAEERGQSEAIARNLYVMSQLKTPIICSVIGEGGSGGALAIGVGDRLLMLQYSTYSVISPEGCASILWKSADKAELAAEAMGITSERLEALGLIDETIPEPLGGAHRDKKQAAANIKAALLKHLEQLERMPLPHLLDERYRRLMRYGVYDEDT; this is encoded by the coding sequence ATGAAAAACCCCCTCAACTATCTCGACTTCGAACAACCCATCGCCGAACTGGAAGCCAAGATCGAGGAGCTGCGCCGGGTCGGCTTCGATAACGAAATCAACATCTCCGAGGAGATCGCCCGCCTGGAGGAGAAGAGCCGCAAGCTCACCGCTTCGGTCTTCTCCAACCTGTCCGCCTGGCAGATTTCCCAGCTGTCGCGCCACCCGCTGCGGCCCTACACCCTGGACTACGTCCAGCAGATCTTCACCGACTTCCACGAGCTCCACGGTGACCGCACCTTCGCCGACGATCCCGCCATCGTCGGCGGCCTGGCGCGGCTGGAAGGGCGACCGGTGATGGTGATCGGCCACCAGAAGGGCCGCGACACCAAGGAGAAGATCCGCCGCAACTTCGGCATGCCGCGCCCGGAGGGCTACCGCAAGGCCCTGCGGCTGATGCAGCTGGCGGAAAAGTTCCACCTGCCGGTGCTGACCTTCATCGACACCCCCGGCGCCTATCCGGGCATCGACGCCGAGGAGCGGGGCCAGAGCGAGGCCATCGCCCGCAATCTCTACGTCATGTCCCAGCTCAAGACCCCGATCATCTGCAGCGTCATCGGCGAGGGAGGCTCCGGCGGGGCGCTCGCCATCGGCGTCGGCGACCGCCTGCTGATGCTGCAGTACAGCACCTATTCGGTGATCTCACCGGAAGGCTGCGCCTCCATCCTGTGGAAGAGCGCCGACAAGGCCGAACTGGCGGCCGAGGCCATGGGCATCACCTCCGAACGCCTGGAGGCGCTGGGGCTGATCGACGAAACCATCCCCGAACCCTTGGGAGGCGCCCACCGCGACAAGAAACAGGCCGCCGCCAACATCAAGGCCGCCCTGCTCAAGCACCTGGAACAACTGGAACGGATGCCGCTGCCCCACCTGCTCGACGAGCGCTACCGGCGCCTGATGCGTTACGGCGTCTACGACGAGGATACATGA
- the tilS gene encoding tRNA lysidine(34) synthetase TilS, whose amino-acid sequence MNELRQRLHRFLSAHPARRYWIGYSGGLDSHVLLHLCAELRPETGLVFAAVHVNHRLHPDADLWQAHCRTVCEHLAMPFQAAVVDARPAAGESPEEAARRARYRAFTATLQVGEALLLAQHQDDQAETVLLQLLRGAGPAGLAGMPASAPLGAGRLLRPFLDIPRRTLQDHAQAQGLNWIDDPSNADTRYDRNFLRHRVMPLLRRRWPACARTLARSARHCGETVALLEKETNLALETLVAADGSLDFASLTTRPEPQRRGLLRAWLKRQGARPPSTVYLDRILSECRQAAGDRIPCIRWRGGEVRRWRGRLYFLSAPPPPAIDWHSPWDGRAALLLPDGSCLEAAPAPRGIPLALWQERPITVRYRRGGEILRQHSHRRPLKKFLQEQGVPPWRRQRLPLVYLGEELVAVAGLWCAELTNRAPAVRPRWLPRGLQSQRL is encoded by the coding sequence ATGAATGAACTGCGCCAACGGCTCCATCGCTTCCTGAGCGCCCATCCGGCCCGCCGCTACTGGATCGGTTACAGTGGCGGGCTGGATTCTCACGTGCTGTTGCACCTCTGTGCGGAATTACGGCCAGAAACCGGCCTCGTCTTCGCCGCGGTCCACGTCAACCACCGACTCCACCCCGACGCCGACCTGTGGCAGGCGCACTGCCGCACGGTATGCGAGCATCTCGCCATGCCGTTCCAGGCGGCGGTGGTGGACGCCCGCCCCGCCGCCGGGGAAAGCCCGGAGGAAGCCGCCCGCCGGGCCCGCTACCGGGCCTTCACGGCGACGCTGCAGGTGGGCGAGGCGCTGCTGCTGGCCCAGCATCAGGACGACCAGGCCGAAACCGTACTGTTGCAGCTGCTGCGGGGCGCCGGTCCCGCCGGTCTGGCGGGGATGCCGGCCAGTGCGCCGCTGGGCGCGGGCAGGCTGTTGCGCCCCTTCCTCGACATCCCGCGCCGGACGTTACAGGACCATGCACAGGCGCAGGGACTGAACTGGATCGACGATCCCAGCAACGCCGACACCCGTTACGACCGCAACTTCCTCCGCCACCGGGTCATGCCGCTGCTGCGCCGGCGCTGGCCCGCCTGCGCCCGCACCCTGGCCCGCAGCGCCCGCCACTGCGGCGAGACGGTCGCGCTGCTGGAGAAGGAAACCAACCTCGCCCTGGAAACGCTGGTGGCGGCGGACGGCAGTCTCGATTTCGCCTCCCTGACGACCCGCCCGGAACCGCAACGACGCGGACTGCTGCGGGCCTGGCTGAAACGTCAGGGCGCCCGCCCCCCCAGCACGGTCTATCTCGACCGTATCCTCAGCGAGTGCCGGCAGGCCGCAGGCGACCGGATTCCCTGCATCCGCTGGCGCGGCGGGGAGGTGCGGCGCTGGCGGGGGCGGTTGTATTTTCTCAGCGCCCCACCGCCGCCCGCAATCGATTGGCACAGCCCCTGGGACGGGCGCGCCGCGCTCCTGCTGCCCGACGGCTCCTGCCTGGAGGCGGCCCCGGCGCCACGCGGCATCCCCTTGGCCCTGTGGCAGGAGCGCCCCATCACGGTCCGCTACCGCCGGGGCGGGGAGATCCTCCGCCAGCACAGCCACCGGCGCCCGTTGAAAAAATTCCTTCAGGAGCAAGGCGTCCCGCCGTGGCGGCGGCAACGCCTGCCCCTGGTCTATCTCGGAGAAGAATTGGTGGCCGTGGCCGGTCTCTGGTGCGCCGAGCTGACAAACCGAGCCCCGGCGGTGCGGCCGCGATGGCTCCCACGGGGTTTGCAATCGCAAAGGTTGTGA
- a CDS encoding cytochrome-c peroxidase produces MFKRKSIVAALALAGATGLASAAQWQALPERAPEPADNPTTPAKVKLGKLLYLDPRLSSTGTVSCNSCHNVMAGGEDNRPVAAGVHGQTGGRSAPTVWNAAFNATQFWDGRAASLEDQARGPVTNPIEMGMKSWDDVVARLKQIPEYPRLFKEAFGPDAEISEDNAVKAIAAYERTLITPNSPYDRYVKGDKSALTEQQVRGMKTFAEVGCIGCHSGPAFNGQMGQGTGVFQKFPMFDNPYFEGKYDFKDDLGRYEVTKNEADKHLFKVPTLRNIALTAPYFHNGAVKTLDEAVRVMAKLQLNKDLSDQQVEDIVAFLNALTGPFPKQDLPRLPATPGRTFDFVK; encoded by the coding sequence ATGTTCAAACGCAAATCCATCGTCGCAGCGCTGGCGCTCGCCGGCGCGACCGGGCTGGCGAGCGCCGCCCAATGGCAGGCCCTGCCGGAAAGGGCGCCGGAACCGGCGGACAACCCCACCACCCCCGCCAAGGTCAAGCTGGGGAAACTGCTCTACCTGGACCCGCGGCTGTCGTCCACCGGCACGGTATCGTGCAATTCCTGTCACAACGTCATGGCCGGGGGTGAGGACAACCGCCCGGTGGCGGCCGGCGTCCACGGCCAGACCGGCGGCCGCAGCGCGCCTACGGTCTGGAACGCCGCTTTCAACGCCACCCAGTTCTGGGACGGCCGTGCCGCCAGCCTGGAGGATCAGGCCCGGGGGCCGGTGACCAACCCCATCGAAATGGGGATGAAAAGCTGGGACGACGTGGTCGCCCGGCTGAAACAGATTCCCGAATATCCGCGGCTGTTCAAGGAAGCCTTCGGCCCGGACGCCGAAATCAGCGAGGACAACGCGGTCAAGGCCATCGCCGCCTACGAGCGCACCCTGATCACCCCCAACAGCCCCTACGACCGTTACGTCAAGGGCGACAAGTCGGCCCTGACCGAACAGCAGGTCCGCGGCATGAAAACCTTCGCCGAAGTGGGCTGCATCGGCTGTCATTCCGGCCCCGCCTTCAACGGCCAGATGGGGCAGGGTACCGGGGTGTTCCAGAAATTCCCGATGTTCGACAACCCCTACTTCGAGGGCAAGTACGACTTCAAGGACGACCTGGGCCGCTACGAGGTCACCAAGAACGAGGCCGACAAGCACTTGTTCAAGGTCCCGACCCTGCGCAACATCGCCCTGACCGCTCCCTACTTCCACAACGGCGCGGTCAAGACCCTGGACGAAGCGGTGCGGGTGATGGCCAAGCTGCAGCTCAACAAGGACCTGTCCGACCAGCAGGTGGAAGACATCGTCGCCTTCCTCAACGCCCTGACCGGCCCGTTCCCCAAACAGGACCTGCCGCGCCTGCCGGCCACACCGGGCAGGACTTTCGACTTCGTCAAATGA
- the miaB gene encoding tRNA (N6-isopentenyl adenosine(37)-C2)-methylthiotransferase MiaB produces MAQKLYIQTYGCQMNEYDSAKIRDVLAASHGLELTDDPGEADVLLLNTCSVREKAQEKVFSQLGRWKPLKRKRPGVVIGVGGCVASQEGEEVQRRAPYVDIVFGPQTLHRLPELLEQARNERRPVMDISFPEIEKFDSLPQPRAEGPKAYVSVMEGCSKYCTYCVVPYTRGPEVSRPLADVVAEVKALARQGVREVNLLGQNVNAYRGATADGDEADLALLLFEIAAIDGIERIRFTTSHPAEFDDNLIEAFAAIPQLVDHLHLPVQAGSDRILAAMKRGYTRRDYERRIAKLREVRPNLSLSSDFIVGFPGETEEDFEQTLDLIETVGFDHSYSFIYSPRPGTPAAERADDVPLEVKKRRLARLQVLIQRQVRAISERMVGSRQRILVEGASRKNPRELCGRTENNRVVNFIGPPQLIGRFAEVAITEALPNSLRGRLV; encoded by the coding sequence ATGGCGCAAAAGCTCTACATCCAGACCTACGGCTGCCAGATGAACGAGTACGACTCGGCCAAGATCCGTGACGTGCTCGCAGCTTCCCACGGCCTGGAGTTGACCGACGATCCCGGAGAGGCCGACGTTCTCCTGCTCAACACCTGTTCGGTGCGGGAAAAGGCTCAGGAGAAAGTGTTCTCCCAACTGGGACGCTGGAAGCCCCTCAAGCGCAAGCGCCCCGGCGTGGTCATCGGCGTCGGCGGCTGCGTCGCCAGCCAGGAGGGGGAAGAAGTCCAACGCCGCGCCCCCTACGTGGACATCGTCTTCGGCCCCCAGACCCTGCACCGCCTGCCGGAGCTTCTGGAACAGGCCCGCAACGAACGGCGGCCGGTGATGGACATCTCCTTCCCGGAAATCGAGAAGTTCGATTCCCTGCCCCAGCCGCGCGCCGAAGGTCCCAAGGCCTACGTGTCGGTGATGGAGGGATGCAGCAAGTATTGCACCTACTGCGTGGTGCCCTATACCCGCGGGCCGGAGGTCAGCCGGCCGCTGGCGGACGTGGTCGCCGAGGTGAAAGCTCTGGCGCGCCAGGGCGTCAGGGAAGTCAATCTGCTGGGGCAGAACGTCAACGCCTACCGGGGCGCGACCGCAGACGGCGACGAGGCCGATCTGGCCCTGCTGCTGTTCGAGATCGCCGCCATCGACGGCATCGAGCGCATCCGCTTCACCACCTCCCATCCGGCCGAGTTCGACGACAATCTGATCGAGGCCTTCGCCGCGATTCCCCAGCTGGTCGATCATCTCCACTTGCCGGTCCAGGCCGGCAGCGACCGCATCCTGGCGGCGATGAAACGCGGCTACACCCGCCGCGATTACGAGCGGCGCATCGCCAAACTGCGCGAGGTGCGCCCGAACCTGTCGCTGTCGTCGGACTTCATCGTCGGCTTCCCCGGCGAGACCGAGGAAGACTTCGAGCAGACCCTGGACCTGATCGAAACCGTCGGCTTCGATCACTCCTACAGTTTCATCTACAGCCCCCGTCCCGGCACCCCGGCGGCGGAACGGGCCGACGACGTGCCCCTGGAAGTCAAGAAACGGCGCCTGGCCCGCCTGCAGGTCTTGATCCAGCGCCAGGTGCGGGCGATTTCGGAAAGGATGGTCGGCAGCCGCCAGCGCATCCTGGTGGAAGGGGCCTCGCGCAAGAACCCGCGCGAGCTGTGCGGGCGGACCGAAAACAACCGGGTGGTCAACTTCATCGGCCCCCCGCAGCTCATCGGCCGTTTCGCCGAGGTGGCCATCACCGAGGCGCTGCCGAACTCCTTGCGGGGCCGTCTGGTCTAA
- a CDS encoding PhoH family protein, which translates to MTDRQATTLQITLEPADNQRLANLCGQYDENLKQIEQRLGVEIANRGNRFRIAGASEPVETASRLIQQLFQVSSSEDITPERVHLSLQRAHLDTLLQDKDEEAPIAIRTRKAVIKPRGAHQQQYLKNIQSHDVNFGIGPAGTGKTYLAVACAVAALEEERVKRLILTRPAVEAGERLGFLPGDMAQKVDPYLRPLYDALYEMIGFERVGKLIERHVIEVAPLAFMRGRTLNDAFIILDEAQNTTVEQIKMFLTRVGFGSTAVITGDVTQVDLPRDRQSGLKHVLEVLREVEGISFTYFDARDVVRHPLVQRIVSAYEAHERRQAQTDGAV; encoded by the coding sequence TTGACAGACCGACAAGCCACAACCCTGCAGATCACCCTGGAGCCCGCCGACAACCAGAGACTGGCCAATCTGTGCGGGCAGTACGACGAAAACCTCAAACAGATCGAACAGCGCCTCGGCGTCGAAATCGCCAACCGCGGCAACCGTTTCCGCATCGCTGGCGCCAGCGAGCCGGTGGAAACCGCCTCCCGTCTGATTCAACAGCTGTTCCAGGTCTCCTCCTCCGAGGACATCACGCCGGAACGGGTCCATCTGTCGCTGCAACGGGCCCATCTCGACACCCTGCTGCAGGACAAAGACGAGGAAGCGCCGATCGCCATCCGTACCCGCAAGGCGGTGATCAAGCCCCGCGGCGCCCACCAGCAGCAATATCTGAAGAACATCCAGTCCCACGACGTCAACTTCGGCATCGGCCCGGCCGGGACCGGCAAGACCTATCTGGCGGTGGCCTGCGCGGTGGCGGCGCTGGAGGAGGAACGGGTCAAGCGCCTGATCCTCACCCGTCCGGCGGTTGAGGCGGGCGAGCGCCTGGGCTTCCTGCCCGGGGACATGGCCCAGAAGGTCGATCCCTACCTGCGCCCACTCTACGACGCCCTGTACGAAATGATCGGCTTCGAGCGCGTGGGCAAGCTGATCGAGCGCCACGTCATCGAGGTCGCGCCCCTGGCCTTCATGCGCGGCCGCACCCTCAACGACGCCTTCATCATCCTCGACGAGGCCCAGAACACCACGGTGGAACAGATCAAGATGTTCCTGACCCGGGTCGGCTTCGGCTCCACCGCCGTGATCACCGGCGACGTCACCCAGGTGGACCTGCCGCGCGACCGCCAGTCGGGCCTCAAGCACGTACTCGAGGTGCTCCGGGAGGTGGAGGGCATCAGCTTCACCTATTTCGACGCCCGCGACGTGGTCCGCCATCCGCTGGTGCAGCGCATCGTCTCCGCCTACGAGGCCCACGAGCGCCGGCAGGCGCAAACCGACGGAGCCGTCTGA
- the ybeY gene encoding rRNA maturation RNase YbeY: MDAHPPEVAIQIATESPHPEPEDLCRWAEAALEGKGGEVSLRLVDETEITDLNTRYRRQAKATNVLSFPFDAPPGVDLDFLGDVVICAPVVNLEAERQDKTPEAHWAHMVVHGVLHLRGFDHIDPDEAEIMEAREREILARLGFPDPYQTEEPTSS, translated from the coding sequence GTGGACGCCCACCCTCCCGAGGTGGCGATCCAGATCGCCACCGAATCCCCCCACCCGGAACCGGAAGACCTATGCCGCTGGGCCGAGGCCGCCCTCGAAGGCAAGGGGGGTGAGGTTTCCCTGCGCCTGGTGGACGAAACCGAAATCACCGATCTCAACACCCGCTACCGCCGCCAGGCCAAAGCCACCAACGTCCTCAGCTTTCCCTTCGACGCCCCGCCGGGGGTAGACCTGGATTTCCTGGGGGACGTGGTCATCTGCGCCCCGGTGGTCAACCTGGAAGCCGAACGACAAGACAAGACGCCTGAGGCCCATTGGGCCCACATGGTTGTCCACGGCGTGCTGCACCTGCGGGGCTTCGACCACATCGACCCGGACGAGGCCGAGATCATGGAAGCGCGCGAGCGCGAGATACTGGCCCGCCTGGGTTTCCCCGATCCCTATCAAACCGAGGAACCGACGTCATCATGA
- a CDS encoding HlyC/CorC family transporter, translating into MNEQVADSSSWVERLSQFFTGEPKDRKDLLAILRDAQKRHLIDRDALSMIEGVLMVSELRVRDIMVPRAQMDVVHQDASLSDVFPIVIDTHHSRFPVIGEDRSQVVGILLAKDLLPYAYRQNLQTPVKKLMRKALFVPESKRLNVMLREFRQQRQHMAIVIDEYGAAAGLVTIEDILEQIVGEIADEHDLEEEYIFRRSNRVYTVKAITPIEEFNAYFDADLSDEDFDTIGGLIVHTLGHVPQRGEKIQIDRFEFEVLRADNRRIHLLKVKLLEPKPQTSRAD; encoded by the coding sequence ATGAACGAACAAGTCGCCGACAGTAGCAGTTGGGTCGAGCGTCTCAGTCAGTTTTTCACCGGCGAGCCCAAGGACCGCAAGGATCTGCTCGCCATTCTCCGCGACGCCCAGAAGCGTCACCTCATCGACCGCGACGCCCTGTCGATGATCGAAGGGGTGCTGATGGTCTCGGAGCTTCGGGTCCGTGACATCATGGTGCCCCGGGCGCAGATGGATGTGGTTCACCAGGACGCCTCCCTCAGCGACGTCTTTCCCATCGTCATCGACACTCACCACTCCCGTTTCCCGGTCATCGGCGAGGACCGCAGCCAGGTGGTCGGCATTCTGCTGGCCAAGGACCTTCTGCCCTACGCCTACCGCCAGAACCTCCAAACGCCGGTCAAGAAGCTGATGCGTAAAGCCCTGTTCGTGCCGGAAAGCAAACGCCTCAACGTCATGCTGCGGGAATTCCGCCAGCAACGCCAGCACATGGCCATCGTCATCGACGAATACGGCGCCGCGGCCGGTCTGGTGACCATCGAGGACATTCTGGAGCAGATCGTGGGGGAGATCGCCGACGAGCACGACCTGGAAGAGGAATATATCTTCCGCCGCAGCAACCGGGTCTATACCGTCAAGGCCATCACCCCCATCGAAGAGTTCAACGCCTACTTCGACGCCGATCTGAGCGACGAGGACTTCGACACCATCGGCGGTCTCATCGTCCACACCCTCGGTCACGTGCCCCAGCGGGGCGAGAAAATCCAAATCGACCGCTTCGAGTTCGAAGTCCTGCGCGCCGACAACCGCCGCATCCACCTGCTCAAGGTGAAGCTGCTGGAACCCAAGCCGCAAACGTCCCGTGCCGACTGA
- the lnt gene encoding apolipoprotein N-acyltransferase, producing MPTDRLRPLLAFGAGALTPLAFAPFHQSWIAPLTLAAAFWLWLHARSVGGAARDGFLFGLGLFGLGVWWVFVSMHTYTGAGAGVAGLLTLLFVSVLALFPMLAAGSSRWLADTDTPPWQPVLLYPAAWVALEWLRGWIFTGFPWLQLGYSQTTAPLAGYLPVFGVLGASWVLALTAIVLVQLLRRQPLHRWVAAVVVLWLAGAGLHRIDWSEPAGPSLTVSLLQGNIPQEMKWRPESRRQIVATYLEMTRQRWGADVIVWPETAVPYFHHQAKKDLLDPLQQEALRQGTNLLIGIPVKDGQGRYYNALVSLGKTPGMYFKRHLVPFGEYLPLRPLLGFFLELIQFPMSDFTPGGDDQPPLRAAGHPLAPTICYEDAFPRDTLRYLPQAAYIVNVSNDAWFGNTIAPAQHLQMAQARALEAGRYLLRATNTGLTAVIGPHGRILAQAAPFVRTSLTATFVPLQGITPYVRWHDWPLAAAFAGLLIWGIAQRRKR from the coding sequence GTGCCGACTGACCGACTGCGGCCGCTGCTGGCCTTCGGCGCCGGCGCCCTGACACCGCTGGCCTTCGCGCCTTTCCATCAGAGCTGGATCGCACCGCTCACCCTCGCGGCGGCGTTCTGGCTGTGGCTGCACGCCCGCAGCGTGGGCGGGGCCGCCCGCGACGGATTCCTGTTCGGACTGGGGCTGTTCGGCCTTGGCGTCTGGTGGGTGTTCGTGAGCATGCACACCTACACCGGGGCCGGGGCCGGGGTGGCCGGCCTGCTGACGCTGCTGTTCGTCAGCGTGCTGGCGCTGTTTCCCATGCTCGCCGCAGGTTCAAGCCGCTGGCTGGCGGACACCGACACCCCACCGTGGCAGCCGGTGCTGCTCTACCCGGCCGCCTGGGTGGCGCTGGAATGGCTGCGGGGCTGGATCTTCACCGGCTTCCCCTGGCTGCAGCTGGGCTACAGCCAGACCACCGCCCCCCTGGCCGGTTATCTGCCGGTCTTCGGCGTCCTCGGTGCCAGCTGGGTCCTGGCGCTGACCGCCATCGTCCTGGTGCAGCTGCTGCGGCGGCAGCCGTTGCACCGCTGGGTCGCGGCAGTGGTCGTCCTCTGGCTGGCCGGCGCCGGCCTGCACCGGATCGACTGGAGCGAACCGGCCGGCCCGTCCCTGACGGTCAGCCTGCTCCAGGGCAACATCCCCCAGGAAATGAAATGGCGCCCGGAAAGCCGCCGGCAGATCGTCGCCACCTATCTGGAGATGACCCGCCAGCGCTGGGGCGCCGACGTGATCGTGTGGCCGGAGACGGCCGTGCCCTACTTCCACCATCAGGCCAAAAAGGACCTGCTCGATCCCCTGCAGCAGGAGGCCCTGAGACAGGGCACCAATCTGCTCATCGGCATCCCGGTCAAAGACGGGCAGGGCCGCTACTACAACGCCCTCGTCAGCCTGGGAAAAACCCCCGGTATGTACTTCAAGCGCCACCTCGTGCCCTTCGGGGAATACCTGCCGCTGCGGCCGCTTCTGGGTTTCTTTCTCGAACTGATTCAGTTCCCCATGAGCGATTTCACCCCCGGCGGCGACGATCAGCCGCCGCTGCGGGCCGCCGGCCACCCCCTGGCGCCGACGATCTGCTACGAGGACGCCTTCCCCCGCGACACCCTGCGCTACCTGCCGCAGGCCGCCTACATCGTCAACGTCAGCAACGACGCCTGGTTCGGCAACACCATCGCCCCGGCCCAGCACCTGCAGATGGCCCAAGCCCGCGCCCTGGAGGCGGGCCGCTACCTGCTGCGGGCCACCAACACCGGCCTGACCGCGGTCATCGGTCCCCACGGGCGCATCCTGGCCCAGGCCGCCCCTTTCGTCCGCACCTCCCTGACGGCGACCTTCGTCCCTCTGCAGGGCATCACACCTTACGTGCGCTGGCACGACTGGCCCCTCGCCGCCGCCTTTGCCGGATTGCTGATCTGGGGAATCGCGCAGCGAAGGAAGCGCTGA